One genomic segment of Terrihabitans soli includes these proteins:
- a CDS encoding ABC transporter substrate-binding protein — protein sequence MTELKCSSPDAAAPSASSVDRRSVLKTIAAGAATAIAAPYIRTASAAPTTLRALMWEVYAVPEVVGAFEEKHKIKFAPTFFDGNSEAYNKLRVGGTKDFDLVQADGFWPGLYFREKLIRAIDYAKIPNTAKVYPVFKPDRYKLLSDEKTGENFGVTWCWGSYGTTYATAGMSKDKVGSIECLFDPEFAGKLATSARFEENIALAGILVATKMGTKDKPRPDGKSFNPYVLSDEELAEVEKLLIKQKPLLLTRYQDNTTLQQLLESGAIVAAPEFAQTYRVLAQKKDKGEIATEFAHQLVPKEGGLGWVDTWLVTSGVKDGAQLELCYDFMNTFLAPENMKKIGLIAGSSSTIDVRSISTPEEQKLFLMDRTEELATMYQFDQPSSTEKWERVWSRMQAA from the coding sequence ATGACAGAATTAAAGTGCAGTTCGCCCGACGCTGCGGCCCCGTCCGCATCGTCCGTCGACCGTCGTTCGGTGCTGAAGACGATTGCGGCCGGAGCCGCGACCGCCATCGCAGCCCCCTATATCCGCACAGCTTCCGCAGCTCCGACGACGCTGCGGGCTCTGATGTGGGAAGTCTACGCCGTGCCGGAAGTGGTCGGCGCGTTCGAAGAGAAGCACAAAATCAAGTTTGCGCCGACCTTCTTCGACGGCAATTCGGAAGCCTATAACAAGCTCCGCGTCGGTGGCACCAAGGATTTCGATCTCGTTCAGGCCGACGGCTTCTGGCCAGGTCTGTACTTCCGCGAAAAGCTGATCCGCGCGATCGACTATGCCAAGATTCCGAACACCGCCAAGGTCTATCCGGTGTTCAAGCCCGATCGTTACAAGCTTCTGAGCGATGAAAAGACGGGCGAGAACTTCGGCGTCACCTGGTGCTGGGGCAGCTACGGCACGACCTATGCGACGGCCGGAATGTCGAAGGACAAGGTCGGCAGCATCGAATGCCTGTTCGATCCGGAGTTCGCCGGAAAGCTCGCGACCAGCGCGCGCTTCGAGGAAAACATCGCGCTCGCGGGCATTCTCGTGGCGACCAAAATGGGCACGAAAGACAAGCCGCGTCCCGACGGCAAATCCTTCAACCCTTACGTCCTCTCCGATGAAGAGCTGGCCGAAGTCGAAAAGCTGCTGATCAAGCAGAAGCCGCTGCTTCTGACGCGTTATCAGGACAACACGACGCTGCAGCAGCTGCTCGAAAGCGGTGCGATCGTTGCCGCTCCCGAATTCGCGCAGACCTATCGCGTTCTTGCCCAGAAGAAGGACAAGGGCGAGATCGCAACCGAATTCGCGCATCAGCTGGTGCCGAAAGAAGGCGGTCTTGGCTGGGTCGATACCTGGCTCGTGACATCCGGCGTGAAAGACGGCGCTCAGCTCGAGCTCTGCTACGACTTCATGAACACCTTCCTTGCACCGGAAAACATGAAGAAGATCGGGCTTATCGCCGGCTCGTCGTCGACGATCGATGTCCGCTCCATCTCGACACCGGAAGAGCAGAAGCTCTTCCTCATGGACCGCACCGAGGAACTGGCGACCATGTATCAGTTCGACCAGCCGTCCTCGACCGAGAAGTGGGAGCGCGTCTGGTCGCGGATGCAGGCTGCCTGA
- a CDS encoding ABC transporter permease has translation MKGRFAPAIFLGIPAVFLIALFVLPLISMLVLSVWRTENYHIIRDFNFHNYQVIAMEGAYMTFLIRSLVMATVVSIICTVIAWPIAYGIILYGGRYRLLFTLAFAVPFLTGEVLRVIALQGLLGPLGLLNGVLMSLGAAPLRVIMYTSTASAIGLIYLYLPIVVTVIYLSLLNFDQRLIDAAKIFGARPARAFFEVTWPLNLFGTLIAFALCFIPCLSATLAPRFLGGPNGTLYGMAMAQQFGESGTWALGAAMGVVLFAVSVLLVVIVARTVDLRRTGFTGFGRG, from the coding sequence ATGAAGGGACGCTTCGCCCCGGCGATCTTTCTCGGCATTCCTGCCGTCTTCCTGATCGCGCTCTTTGTCCTGCCCCTGATCTCGATGCTGGTCTTGAGCGTCTGGCGCACCGAGAACTATCACATCATCCGGGATTTCAATTTTCACAATTACCAGGTGATCGCGATGGAGGGGGCCTACATGACCTTCCTCATCCGCTCGCTCGTCATGGCGACGGTCGTGTCGATCATCTGCACAGTAATCGCCTGGCCGATCGCTTATGGCATCATTCTCTATGGCGGCCGCTACCGGCTTCTGTTCACGCTTGCCTTCGCCGTGCCGTTTTTGACCGGCGAAGTCCTGCGCGTCATCGCTCTGCAGGGCCTGCTTGGACCGCTCGGACTTCTGAACGGCGTCCTGATGTCGCTTGGCGCCGCGCCTCTGCGCGTCATCATGTATACGAGCACGGCCAGTGCCATCGGCCTCATCTACCTTTATCTGCCGATCGTCGTGACGGTGATCTATCTGTCGCTGCTGAATTTCGATCAGCGGCTCATCGACGCCGCGAAGATCTTCGGCGCGCGGCCGGCGCGTGCCTTTTTTGAAGTGACATGGCCGCTCAATCTGTTCGGCACGCTGATCGCCTTCGCGCTCTGCTTTATTCCATGCCTGTCGGCGACGCTTGCGCCGCGCTTTCTCGGTGGGCCGAACGGCACGCTCTACGGCATGGCGATGGCGCAGCAATTCGGCGAAAGCGGCACCTGGGCGCTCGGCGCGGCCATGGGCGTTGTCCTGTTTGCCGTCTCCGTTCTTCTCGTCGTGATCGTGGCGCGCACCGTCGATCTGCGCCGCACCGGCTTTACCGGGTTCGGGAGAGGCTGA
- a CDS encoding DeoR/GlpR family DNA-binding transcription regulator — translation MTPEDRRNRIVELVRARERVTVDALADLLDASRETIRRDLSELDARGWLRKFHGGASLPEPGLYGRSEEGPFSERMRQNTAAKRAIARRAISLFRPGDSLFIDTGTTTLLFAEEIARSRDLTVITNSAQIASLVARGEGNSVFLIGGRYREAGAENLGTMAVEQVRRFHALHAVLTVGAIDESGISDFDEEEAELARAMIERARRVTVLADASKVACSSLFAVAPLPGVHRLITDAAPSGAMEKALVSAGVDVVLSSEGGAA, via the coding sequence GTGACGCCGGAAGACCGCCGAAACCGGATAGTCGAACTTGTTCGCGCCCGCGAACGGGTCACGGTCGATGCGCTCGCCGATCTCCTCGACGCCTCGCGCGAAACCATCCGGCGCGATTTGTCCGAACTCGATGCCCGTGGCTGGCTGCGTAAATTCCACGGCGGCGCCAGCCTTCCGGAGCCCGGTCTCTACGGCCGCTCGGAAGAGGGGCCGTTTAGCGAGCGCATGCGGCAGAACACGGCAGCAAAGCGCGCCATTGCGCGGCGGGCCATTTCTCTGTTCCGGCCGGGCGACAGTCTCTTTATCGACACCGGCACGACGACCTTGCTGTTCGCCGAGGAAATCGCGCGCTCGCGCGATCTGACGGTGATCACCAATTCCGCGCAGATCGCTTCGCTCGTCGCGCGCGGCGAGGGCAATTCGGTTTTCCTGATCGGCGGCCGCTACCGCGAAGCCGGCGCGGAAAATCTCGGCACGATGGCTGTGGAGCAGGTGCGCCGCTTTCATGCGCTGCATGCCGTGCTGACGGTCGGCGCCATCGACGAAAGCGGCATATCGGATTTTGACGAAGAGGAGGCCGAACTCGCGCGGGCCATGATCGAGCGCGCGCGGCGGGTGACGGTACTCGCTGATGCGTCGAAAGTCGCATGCTCCAGTCTTTTTGCCGTCGCGCCGCTGCCGGGCGTGCACCGGCTCATCACCGATGCCGCGCCGTCTGGTGCGATGGAAAAGGCGCTCGTTTCAGCGGGGGTTGACGTTGTTCTCAGTTCCGAAGGCGGTGCGGCATGA
- a CDS encoding ABC transporter ATP-binding protein has product MSYITLDGVSKQYGNVWAVDRVNMAIEKKEFVSLLGPSGSGKTTLLRIIAGLEKPTQGRVLIDGEDVTHLPPHLRGVAMVFQEFLLFPHRTVYENLAFPLRMLKLQKGEIEARVEWALGILSLNGLEKRYPNQLSGGQQQRVALGRGLVGRPKVLLLDEPLANLDRELRQEMEVEIRKHQSALGIPFIYVTHNQEEALSMSDRIAVVRGGRIEDFAARTDIYDRPKTAFIAQFVGRSNRFEGIAALQKKQLALRGTGVVIETSARDAIAEGMTAAAYVKNEKIRLRPAEKGADGGANTLFATIKHVILRGAYAEYLLTWKGGEIIASRPRSEVEFKEGAEVVAFWTGEDVDVFPAEKSA; this is encoded by the coding sequence GTGTCCTACATAACCCTTGACGGCGTTTCCAAGCAGTACGGCAATGTATGGGCGGTCGATCGCGTCAACATGGCGATCGAGAAGAAGGAGTTCGTCTCGCTTCTCGGACCCAGCGGTTCGGGCAAGACGACCCTGCTGCGCATCATCGCCGGTCTGGAAAAGCCGACCCAGGGACGCGTCCTTATCGATGGCGAAGATGTGACCCATCTGCCGCCGCATCTGCGCGGCGTTGCGATGGTCTTTCAGGAATTCCTGCTGTTTCCGCATCGCACGGTTTACGAGAACCTCGCTTTTCCGCTGCGCATGCTGAAGTTGCAAAAGGGCGAGATCGAAGCCCGGGTCGAATGGGCGCTCGGCATTCTTTCGCTGAACGGTCTCGAGAAACGTTATCCGAACCAGCTCTCCGGCGGCCAGCAGCAGCGCGTCGCGCTCGGCCGCGGCCTTGTCGGGAGGCCGAAAGTTCTTCTGCTGGACGAGCCGCTCGCCAATCTCGACCGCGAACTGCGCCAGGAAATGGAAGTCGAAATCCGCAAGCACCAGTCCGCGCTCGGCATCCCCTTCATCTATGTCACGCACAATCAGGAAGAAGCGCTCAGCATGAGCGACCGCATCGCCGTCGTCCGCGGCGGGCGGATCGAGGATTTTGCGGCGCGCACCGATATCTATGACCGGCCGAAGACCGCCTTCATTGCGCAATTTGTCGGAAGGTCGAACCGGTTTGAGGGCATCGCCGCGCTGCAGAAAAAGCAGCTCGCACTTCGCGGCACGGGCGTTGTCATCGAAACCTCCGCCCGCGATGCGATCGCGGAGGGAATGACGGCCGCCGCCTATGTGAAGAACGAGAAGATCCGCCTGCGGCCGGCGGAAAAGGGCGCCGATGGCGGCGCCAATACGCTCTTTGCCACCATCAAGCATGTCATTCTGCGCGGCGCCTATGCCGAATATCTCCTGACCTGGAAAGGCGGCGAGATCATCGCCAGCCGCCCGCGCAGCGAAGTCGAGTTCAAGGAAGGAGCCGAGGTCGTCGCGTTCTGGACGGGCGAGGATGTCGATGTCTTCCCGGCGGAGAAATCCGCATGA
- a CDS encoding PLP-dependent aminotransferase family protein, with protein MKLARSRRNPVTEDAVHLLDSLALDIEKRPDAPLHRQLYDRLLDEISAGAIKPGEKLPSTRDLAKVLGVSRNTILLAFDNLISEGFLEPMTGSGTYVARELPDQLTDKAPARINPAIKAAGSLDRSFTSPSGFTNVPATLRHMRRPVTFRANFPAVDMFPVRRWASLASALYRDLDADTAGELLGESDPQGYAPLREAIAEHVACSRGLSCGPHNVVIFAGAQHAIDLACRILLTPGEDVWCEDPGYDGIYASTIAVGANPIPIPIDAEGIIVTDGIARAPDARLAYVSPSKQFPLGMELSLERRHELLQWANAAGAWILEDDYDSEFRYAGRPLPALHALDREGRVLYFGTFSKTLFPGLRLGYAIIPDALVEAFVSARSVVGRFSPMLEQALVARFMDEGHFAVHVRRMRRLYARRQDYLLDCIRRKLGSWLTAQPTNTGMEIIARLSRGLSGRHVAEMAARRGLEVLPLSALARDAEVDHLITLGFSAFSEKQIEAGCDVLSEVFAAIEAAA; from the coding sequence GTGAAACTTGCGAGATCACGGCGTAACCCGGTCACCGAGGACGCCGTGCACCTTCTGGATTCACTTGCCCTGGATATCGAAAAGCGGCCCGATGCGCCTTTGCACCGGCAGCTTTACGACCGGCTTCTGGACGAGATTTCGGCCGGGGCGATCAAGCCCGGCGAGAAGCTGCCCTCGACCCGCGATCTCGCAAAGGTTCTCGGGGTCTCGCGCAACACGATCCTTCTCGCTTTCGACAATCTGATCTCCGAGGGCTTTCTCGAGCCGATGACGGGCTCGGGAACTTATGTGGCGCGCGAGCTTCCCGATCAGCTGACCGACAAGGCGCCGGCCCGCATCAACCCCGCCATCAAGGCGGCCGGCAGTCTCGACCGCTCGTTCACGTCTCCGTCCGGCTTCACCAATGTTCCGGCGACCTTGCGCCATATGCGCCGCCCGGTGACCTTCCGCGCCAATTTCCCGGCCGTCGATATGTTTCCGGTGCGCCGCTGGGCGTCGCTCGCATCCGCGCTCTACCGCGATCTCGACGCCGATACGGCGGGAGAGCTTCTCGGCGAGAGCGATCCGCAAGGCTATGCGCCGCTGCGCGAGGCCATTGCCGAACATGTCGCGTGTAGCCGCGGCCTCAGCTGCGGTCCGCATAATGTCGTTATCTTCGCGGGCGCGCAGCATGCGATCGATCTCGCCTGCCGCATTCTTCTGACGCCGGGCGAAGATGTGTGGTGCGAAGACCCGGGATATGACGGCATCTACGCATCGACGATTGCCGTCGGCGCAAATCCGATTCCGATCCCGATCGATGCCGAAGGGATCATCGTCACTGACGGCATCGCCCGCGCGCCGGATGCGCGCCTTGCCTATGTTTCGCCGTCCAAGCAATTCCCGCTCGGCATGGAGCTCAGCCTCGAGCGCCGCCATGAATTGCTGCAATGGGCGAATGCCGCGGGCGCCTGGATTCTCGAAGACGATTACGACAGCGAGTTCCGTTATGCGGGCCGCCCGCTGCCGGCTCTACATGCGCTCGACCGGGAAGGGCGTGTTCTGTATTTCGGCACGTTCAGCAAAACCCTGTTTCCGGGCCTACGGCTCGGCTACGCCATTATTCCCGATGCGCTGGTCGAGGCTTTCGTTTCGGCGCGCTCCGTCGTCGGACGCTTTTCACCTATGCTGGAACAGGCGCTCGTCGCGCGCTTTATGGACGAGGGGCATTTTGCGGTGCATGTGCGCCGTATGCGCCGTCTGTACGCGCGGCGGCAGGATTATCTGCTGGATTGCATTAGGCGCAAGCTCGGATCCTGGCTGACCGCTCAGCCGACAAACACCGGAATGGAAATCATTGCGCGTCTGTCGCGCGGCCTCAGCGGGCGCCATGTTGCGGAAATGGCGGCGCGGCGCGGATTGGAGGTTCTGCCTCTATCGGCACTTGCCCGCGATGCCGAGGTCGATCATCTGATCACGCTCGGCTTCAGCGCCTTCTCCGAAAAGCAGATCGAGGCGGGCTGCGACGTGCTGAGCGAAGTCTTCGCCGCGATAGAAGCCGCGGCCTAA
- a CDS encoding ABC transporter permease yields the protein MRLKLGRIKFGKIALLTTVVASYLFLYLPILHIGLASFARNYNFPYPPKWSFDVMTRLFSNSLYQTALGNSLLIGFFSALLATALAGLATIGLMRHAGHRTLFYLALFVAPLFVAEVLLGIASLIFNGLFLGLQGNLVSAVLANVVHCFSYALLIIATQLYRYDWRLDDAAMVFGATPPRTFFEVTLPLIWPGLLGAFVVTFIMAFNNLEISFYLLGATPTLPSAAWGALRYGVKPELYALATCVNLIVFLILAVMFVLMKTGAVTFGHRPERERSAV from the coding sequence ATGCGCTTGAAACTTGGAAGGATCAAATTCGGCAAGATCGCGCTGCTGACGACGGTTGTCGCCTCCTATCTCTTTCTCTATCTACCGATCCTGCATATCGGCCTCGCCAGTTTCGCGCGCAATTACAATTTTCCATATCCGCCGAAATGGTCGTTCGACGTCATGACGCGGCTGTTCTCGAATTCGCTGTATCAGACGGCGCTCGGCAACAGTCTTTTGATCGGCTTCTTCTCCGCGCTTCTGGCAACCGCGCTCGCGGGTCTTGCGACCATCGGGCTGATGCGCCATGCCGGACATCGCACGCTGTTCTATCTCGCGCTGTTTGTGGCGCCGCTCTTCGTCGCGGAGGTTCTTCTCGGCATCGCTTCGCTGATTTTCAACGGCCTGTTTCTCGGCCTGCAGGGCAATCTCGTCTCGGCGGTGCTGGCCAATGTCGTGCACTGCTTCAGCTATGCGCTCCTGATCATCGCGACGCAGCTCTATCGTTACGACTGGCGGCTCGACGATGCGGCCATGGTGTTCGGCGCAACCCCGCCGCGTACATTTTTCGAAGTAACGCTGCCGTTGATCTGGCCGGGCCTGCTCGGCGCGTTCGTCGTTACTTTCATCATGGCGTTCAACAATCTCGAAATCTCGTTTTACCTTCTTGGCGCGACGCCGACGCTGCCGTCGGCCGCCTGGGGCGCCTTGCGCTATGGCGTCAAGCCGGAGCTCTACGCGCTGGCAACCTGCGTAAATCTCATTGTTTTCCTGATCCTTGCGGTCATGTTCGTGCTGATGAAAACGGGCGCCGTGACGTTCGGTCATCGCCCGGAGCGCGAACGCAGCGCGGTCTGA
- a CDS encoding aminotransferase class IV, with the protein MSVDYSKGAAYMNGVYVPISEAKIPVGDWGFTHSDVTYDVVHVTDGAFFRLEDHLDRFHKSLAGYRLNPGVTRDQMRHILGRVVALSGLERAFVAMLSTRGVPRIYGSRNPMDCDNTFIAYAVPWVDVIKPDVQERGAHLIVASVPRISPKSLDPTLKNYMWRDFTRGMFEAHDKGFDTAILLDQEGFLTEGSGFNVFIVKDKKVITPDRGALEGVTRKSVLDICPELGLEPIIGPITYADLMDADEVFTATTAGGVMPCARVDDRIYGNDRPGPISAKIKETYWRKHKEGWHMTPVNYADADNPFKVAA; encoded by the coding sequence ATGAGCGTGGATTATTCGAAGGGCGCCGCCTACATGAACGGCGTCTACGTCCCGATCTCCGAGGCGAAAATCCCCGTCGGCGATTGGGGCTTCACCCATTCGGACGTCACCTACGACGTCGTTCACGTCACCGATGGCGCGTTCTTCCGCCTCGAAGACCATCTCGACCGCTTCCATAAATCGCTGGCCGGCTATCGCCTCAATCCCGGCGTGACGCGCGATCAGATGCGCCACATTCTCGGCCGCGTCGTTGCGCTCTCCGGCCTCGAACGCGCCTTCGTCGCTATGCTGTCGACCCGTGGTGTGCCGCGCATTTACGGCTCGCGCAATCCGATGGATTGCGACAACACGTTCATCGCCTATGCGGTGCCGTGGGTCGATGTCATCAAGCCGGACGTGCAGGAGCGCGGTGCGCATCTTATCGTCGCGTCCGTTCCGCGCATTTCGCCGAAATCGCTCGATCCGACGCTGAAGAACTATATGTGGCGCGATTTCACGCGCGGCATGTTCGAGGCGCACGACAAGGGCTTCGACACCGCGATCCTTCTCGATCAGGAAGGCTTCCTGACGGAAGGCTCCGGTTTCAACGTTTTCATCGTCAAGGACAAGAAGGTCATCACGCCCGATCGCGGCGCGCTCGAAGGCGTCACCCGCAAATCGGTGCTCGACATCTGCCCCGAGCTCGGCCTTGAGCCCATTATCGGACCGATCACCTACGCGGATTTGATGGACGCCGATGAGGTGTTCACCGCAACGACCGCCGGCGGCGTCATGCCCTGCGCCCGCGTCGACGACCGCATCTACGGGAATGATCGCCCCGGACCGATCAGCGCCAAGATCAAGGAAACCTATTGGCGTAAGCACAAGGAAGGCTGGCACATGACGCCGGTCAATTACGCGGACGCCGACAACCCGTTCAAGGTTGCGGCGTAA
- a CDS encoding NAD(P)/FAD-dependent oxidoreductase, whose protein sequence is MRVADIAVIGAGAVGCAVARRFALHGASVLVLEKEADLLSGASKANSAILHTGFDAPPGSLELACMQEGYAEYLDIRGQMNLPLLETGAMVIAWTEAELAALGPIADQARANGIGDVRLISPAEIASHEPHLSGRALGALLVPGEHIIDPWSPFLAYLLQAKAHDAEIAFSSEVTGGAFDGEIWTLQTSTGERRAKTVINCAGLYGDAIDKLLLGAADFEIRPRKGQFVVFDKAAADFLRTIILPVPTERTKGVVLCRTAFGNVLVGPTAEEQKDRVRATTDEASLRELVRRAIDMLPPLKDIGVTAVYAGLRPATEEKHYRIAAKPERQWITVGGIRSTGMTAALGIARHVYRMYDSSAAPPLPEQHLPLMPNLAEHLPRDWSQAGYGEMVCHCELVTRREIEAALSGPLPARDFGGLRRRTRCAMGRCQGFGCHARIAELTRGYFETPLTIDPVA, encoded by the coding sequence ATGCGCGTTGCGGACATCGCGGTGATCGGAGCCGGAGCGGTCGGATGCGCGGTCGCGCGCCGCTTTGCGCTGCACGGCGCCAGCGTTCTTGTCCTCGAAAAGGAAGCCGATCTCCTCTCCGGCGCCAGCAAGGCGAACAGCGCGATCCTTCACACCGGTTTCGATGCGCCGCCCGGCAGCCTCGAGCTCGCCTGCATGCAGGAGGGCTATGCCGAATATCTCGACATTCGCGGACAGATGAATCTTCCGCTGCTCGAAACCGGGGCGATGGTGATCGCCTGGACGGAGGCGGAGCTTGCGGCGCTCGGGCCCATCGCCGATCAGGCGCGGGCGAACGGGATCGGCGATGTCCGCTTGATCTCACCGGCTGAGATCGCCTCGCACGAACCGCATCTGTCGGGCCGCGCGCTCGGCGCGCTGCTCGTGCCGGGCGAGCACATCATCGATCCCTGGTCGCCCTTTCTTGCCTATCTTCTTCAGGCCAAGGCGCATGACGCCGAGATCGCCTTTTCGAGCGAAGTCACGGGCGGCGCGTTCGACGGCGAGATCTGGACGCTGCAGACATCGACCGGCGAGCGGCGGGCTAAAACCGTGATCAATTGCGCCGGTCTTTACGGCGATGCGATCGATAAGCTGCTGCTTGGTGCGGCGGATTTCGAAATCCGCCCACGTAAGGGCCAGTTCGTCGTCTTCGACAAGGCGGCCGCAGATTTCCTGCGCACCATCATTCTTCCGGTGCCGACCGAGCGCACCAAAGGCGTTGTTCTCTGCCGCACGGCGTTCGGCAATGTGCTGGTCGGCCCGACGGCCGAGGAGCAGAAAGATCGTGTCCGGGCGACGACCGATGAGGCGAGCCTGCGGGAACTCGTCCGGCGCGCGATCGACATGCTTCCCCCGCTCAAGGATATCGGCGTCACCGCGGTCTATGCGGGCCTGCGCCCGGCGACCGAAGAGAAGCATTACCGCATCGCGGCGAAGCCCGAGCGCCAGTGGATTACTGTTGGCGGCATACGCTCGACGGGCATGACCGCGGCGCTCGGCATCGCACGGCATGTTTACCGTATGTACGACAGCAGCGCAGCGCCTCCCCTGCCCGAACAGCATCTGCCGCTGATGCCGAACCTTGCAGAGCATCTGCCGCGCGACTGGTCCCAAGCCGGCTATGGCGAGATGGTCTGCCATTGCGAACTCGTGACGCGACGTGAGATCGAAGCCGCGCTGTCGGGCCCCCTGCCGGCGCGCGATTTCGGCGGATTGAGGCGCCGGACACGCTGCGCCATGGGCCGCTGTCAGGGGTTCGGCTGCCACGCCCGCATCGCCGAGCTGACACGCGGGTATTTCGAAACTCCTCTGACCATCGATCCCGTCGCATGA